One part of the Halostagnicola larsenii XH-48 genome encodes these proteins:
- a CDS encoding DUF7344 domain-containing protein — translation MSVQTSRPDTLEESEVFHILGNDRRRAIVQLLAADAERIDVSDVATEIGERESDTTPVPNNLYKSVYVSLQQTHLPQLEEEAVIEYDSDAKTIEPGENFEDVLRYIDGAETDRTTILASHLVLCVLALAVIALADFNLPILSSIDPVVWSILIFLTVAASSLYALLS, via the coding sequence ATGTCCGTACAAACGAGTCGACCCGACACGCTCGAGGAAAGCGAGGTCTTTCACATCCTCGGAAACGATAGACGGCGCGCTATCGTCCAGTTGCTCGCGGCCGACGCCGAGCGTATCGATGTCTCGGATGTCGCGACCGAAATCGGGGAACGAGAATCCGACACGACCCCCGTTCCGAATAACCTCTACAAGAGCGTCTACGTATCCCTCCAGCAAACGCATTTGCCCCAGCTCGAAGAAGAGGCCGTCATCGAGTACGACTCCGATGCGAAGACGATCGAACCCGGCGAGAACTTCGAGGACGTCCTTCGATATATCGACGGCGCAGAGACCGATCGAACGACGATTCTCGCGTCACATCTGGTGTTGTGCGTTCTCGCACTCGCCGTGATCGCGCTTGCTGATTTCAACCTCCCCATCCTCTCGAGTATCGATCCGGTCGTCTGGAGCATCCTGATTTTCCTCACCGTCGCAGCGAGCAGCCTCTATGCGCTTTTGAGTTGA
- a CDS encoding DUF7563 family protein, translated as MESSTAGPRCRNCGTHVTQQFARVFGDNGDIVHGCPDCTTYREMQSGGHLPGD; from the coding sequence ATGGAATCGTCGACGGCCGGGCCCCGCTGTCGAAACTGCGGCACGCACGTCACACAGCAGTTCGCCCGCGTCTTCGGAGATAACGGCGATATCGTCCACGGCTGTCCGGACTGTACGACCTATCGAGAGATGCAATCCGGCGGTCACCTCCCCGGCGACTGA